The Corynebacterium felinum DNA segment AGATCAGTGTACGTTCCTGGTCTGTGAGCATCACGTCTTTACGCCGCAACCGATGCGGGGTGGGGTTGTGCTTGCGTCGATAGCCTGGATGAAGGCGTTCATGCAGGCTAGAAGGCGCAAGCCCAGTAAGCTTGTGGCATCGTGTTTTTGGTATGGTCAAATCAACCAAAGCGTAGAACAAGGAAAGATCTTCGGTTACGAACGCATCGAAACGTTCTTGTTGTTCTACTGTGAGGATTTTTCCGCCTTGCCGTGTGGCTCGCCAAGATCGTGCAAGACGGCAATAGCTTTTCCCAACGCATCAGCAGCCTTTTCCCACTTACTAGCCTCAGCATCTTTTAATGCAAGTTGGCGGGCAAATTCTTTCCGATCACGCTCAGCTTGAGCGCTATGTTCAGCAAGCTTACGAACCAACTTTTCCTGTTCCCGCTCGGCTTGGGCTTGCTGCTGGGCTAAAAGCTCTCGGAGTCGTTGTACCTCTGAAATATCACGCTTTGTCATACTCCCAGTCTTACGGGGAAAACGCTCATTGTCGAGATCACCATCAGCCAACGCAGAAATCCACTTCCGAATCACATGCGGACGCAGCCCTAAACTTTCAGCATAAGGAGTCTTCTCACCCCGCCGTAGCTTGACATAACGCAACGCAATCTCACGCTGCTGCGCGGGGGTAAACGACGAAGCCACAACATGAACTTCCATACTCATGAATCCTTCCTAGAAACCATTCACAAGTAGTCTGACAATTATTGCGGTAGGTTTGGAACCGCATACTTGGAAAAGAGATTTCACGGTGGAAGTTCAAAGTTCTGATGGTTCGGTTACTCGAAAGCTATAATGCTTGCTTTTGTGGAATCGCACCTTCGGTTTACCCCAATACTCAACGTTATTGAGGCCCCGAGCAGGCAGGGTGGGGTGAGTTAGCATAAGGGGCATGGATCAGGCTGTGTACGAGCTGTGGGTGTCGATGCGCCACCACACGCTTACCCCCGTTATTGTCATGCTCACCACCGTGTGTCGCCCGCTGTTTTTAAGCGCTGCCAGCCTGATTGCAAGCATTGTTCTGTTTGTCCGCGGTGTACCCTTTGCCCGCGCTGGGCTGCCTGCGCTGGCGGTGATCGGCACCAGCATTGTGGCGGAACTTGTGAAAGTGTTGATCCAGCGCCCCCGCCCGCCGGAAGACGGGTGGCTGGTGGAAGTGTCGACCTTTTCCTTCCCCTCGGGGCATGCGGCGGCAGCAACAGCCTGCGCGGTGGTGGTGTGGATAGGTATGCGCGGCACTGCGCACCGTTGGGTGAGTGTAGTGGCGGGGGTGCTGGCGTTAGGCATTGCCACCTCCCGACTGTATGTGGGAGTGCACTGGCTTAGCGACGTCATCGCCGGTGCGCTTATAGGAGCAACCTTCACCCTCATCACCGCCGCAGTGCTGCGGAAAATTTCTACTCGGCATCCAACTGACGTGCAAAAAGGCGGATAAACTCAGGGTGGGTGCGCATCTGCTCATAACTGCCGGAAGCAAGCACTGACCCATCCTTTAACAGCACAATGCGATCCGCGATAGCAATTGTGTGCAATCGGTGCGCAATGATCATAACCGTCCTATCCGCGCACAACCGCCGCAATTGCCCAGCAATGGAGTGCTCCAGGCTGGGGTCGAGATTCGCCAAAGGCTCATCCAACAACACCAGCGGGCATTGGCGGATAAAAGCACGGGCGATCCCCAACCGCTGCTTTTCACCCCCAGACAGTGCCGTTGTTGAGTCACTAGCGTCGCCTAACTGCGCCTCCAACCCACCAATCTCTCGTATCTTCCCAGCTAATTCCGCTGCCTCCAATGCCTCCCAACACTGCTGATCAGTAGCTAAAGGAGCAGCAATCCTTAAATTCTCAGCCACGCTTCCTGCAAAAACATAGCTTTCTTGGGGGACAAGGGCAATATTGTCGCGATAAGTATCCGGATCGAACTGCCGGATATCCGCACCGTGGAAACACACCCGGCCAGCACGAGGATCAAGAAAATGTAAAGCTAAACGAGCAACCGTCGTTTTCCCAGCCCCAGAAGCACCAACCACCCCAATGATTTCATGTGGCTGGATCGCCATTGAAAAATCATCAAGCACCAGCGTCGATGAGTCATAAGAAAAATCAACACGCTCAAAACTCAGTGGACAATCAGTAGCTGAGGCTGCGCATGGGGCCTGCTGCGTTACACCCGTGAGTGATAGCTTCGCGCAGAGCAAGTTTAAGAGTGGTTCCCAGCCGGTTTTGTGTGCTTAAAGATAATGCCTCGGTAACAGGGCGTAGAAGAAGTAGTGCGGTAAGGCCTGCAATGAGGGAGAAGGTGTGCACAATTTCTGCTTCATTTAAAATTGCGCGAAACACCGCAGCGCTGAGAAAGGCAACTGCAATTGAGGTGCCTGTAGCGAGAAGTCCGAGGACTACCGCTGGTAGAAAAAGAACTGGTGACACGCCGATTCTGCGGAGGAATGGGTGGACCTCAGATAAACGCATGGTGAGTTTTCCTTGTTGGGGGTGCGCATACTACTTTTCCAGCTAATAATAAAAGGTTAGGTTACCCTCACCAAATGGTGGGGGCCGGTTGTTGCGTGTGTGGAATTCCCAACATGTCTGGGCAATACATTGCCTGTTTCGTTATAACGACAGAAGCAAGCTGCAGGTACCACCTGATGCCCTGCGTGTGGGAAATGGGTACGGGGTTGAGGCGTAAGTGAAGTGATTGGGTGAAAAGTCCAGTACGCAGTGGCTAATAAGTATGCCTATGAATACGTGGGGATTGATTCAAAAATACTGATTCGACTTTCAGCACACAAGTGAAAAATTGACCTGCGGTTTTACATGTAGCACGTGCTCTATGTCGAATTAATATTTCTCTTATGCATAACAAAGCGCCCATGCCCCAAGGTGTGTGAGGGCGAGGGTTGAGTTCGCCACGCTGCATGCCACGAAGGCAGTCGTATGTTTTCATCACAGAGACGATGAGAAAATTCAGTGCCCGTAAATTTATTTTCCAACCCTGAAAAACGTCTACGTAAAATCCACGAGGGGGCTGCTACGTAGACGTTGTTATTTAAAGGTGGGAGGAAGAAGCTTCATCGGAAGGGGAAGGGGAGGAGAGGTTATGGAAAACCGCAACAGCGTCGCTGGCATTCTCACAGGAAACAACTAAGATGCGGTCATCGGAATGATCCAGCTGAATACCCTGTCCCTCCCTCGTGATTAAGCCGATTTTCTTTCCAATACCTCGAAATCCCCAACCGCCCCAATCGCCGATGTGCACAGTGGTGAGGCTAATCCTGTGAATCTTCGATAAAGGAATATGCTTCGCGGGGAAACCAAACAAAGCGCGGTAGTGAAAACCTGTGTCGTCGAGGCGCACATGAAAATACGACAAGTCCACAAGGATCACGGCAACCAGAACCGTGGTGACGGTAACAAACGGAATGTTTAGTACCAGTGAGAACACAAAAAGTCCGATCATGAACACGGAAAGGAAAACGCCCATCGCGGTGGAAAACCCCGCAAAACTCACCCACTGCGTGGCAGAACTGGTCACATGAGAAACATCACTGGCGAAAGACGCTTCCGCATCCTGAGTGTCGCGTGGCACCAGGGCGGCACTAGCGTAGGAAACCGCGAGCGCAAGCAGAAAAGCCAAGCCAAGGACCATCACCACAGAACTAGCACCCAACTGCAGGGAATGCTTAAGGCTATAGCAAAGCCATATCAAACTGAAAGCCAAAACTGCCTGAGTAAAGACCACACCACCGCCATGGAAACCGGCATGGGCACTACGCAAGAAACCAAAGCGGTCTAAAATCCACAGCAAAAACAGATTAATCAGCTGGGCGAGCAGGAAAACCGCCACAACAATACGAGCATCGGAGCCTAAAAATACACGCTCATTACTCGGCAATCCAGGCAGTATCATCGCAGCCCACAGGCAGCTCAGCACCATGAGGACGAGCATGGGCGTGAGAATAAAAACAAGCCGACTTTTCATCACACACCTTCGTTCTGTATCCACAATAAAATCTGGTACCTACCAGTGTGCCAAAAAGTGAAAATAATGACCATTAAATGCTTGTTCTTTTTAAGCAAAAAACTGCACCCCCCTAGGGAATAAACCCAAAAGGGGGGTGCAGTCACAACCTATGAGCAGGTGCTATTCGCAGACTAGCTTTCCCGACGTCGCAACGCAATCAGGATGCCACCCAGCGCAGCAAGAAGCAGACCGCCAAGCAGAACCCACAGCACATTCGCGCCAGTATTAGCAAGACCCTTCTTCGCGGCAGGTTCCTTCACAACACCCTTCGCCTTCTGCTCAGGGGTCTTCGCCAGTACCTGCGCGGACTCCGGCGAAGCCACGTAAGAACCTTGTGGGCCACGCGGCGCCACCGCACTGTTCGGGGCCTGCGGGGAAACAGCAGGAGGAACAGGGAGACGTGGAGAAACCGCAGCGACCAGCGGAATCGCGCCGAGCAGCAACCACCACGCCGGAGGATTCGCAGTGTTACGCAGCTCCACCTTGATCCCCTCAACAAAACTACCCGCAGTCACACGGACAACAGCAGAACCGTTCTTATGATCAACCACCTGCTCGCCACCAAGGAACTCAGGAACGTTCCACGAAGCTAAAGCCGTGTTCTCAGGAAGACGCTCAGTAAACATCACCTCAGCGCCGACCGGAACATTGTTAATCACCTGCTCCACGCCAGGAGCCAGCGTGAGCTCACGAACAACCTCAACACCCTTATCCTGCCACTTAGCAGTCACAGTAAAGGTTTTATCCTTGCCCTGACCAGCGGAGATGCCCGCCAAAGTCTTGGTGATCTTCACAGCGCCAAGCTCGGTGTAAACATTAGTCAACGTCACTTCCGACTTGTTGCCATGTGTAATAGCAGGAACAACAACATCAGTAACGGAGGCTGGATCAGTATCAAAACGAGCACCAGCAATATCGTTGCCGGTCAACGTCTCAGAAACCTTGCACTCAGCACCCACTGGAACATCTGGAATCTCCACGGGTGTACCAGCCTTTAGCTGCACAGGATAAGTCTTATTAAACGAACCCTTCGTGCACACCACGGTTGCTGCGAACGTGTGATCCTTCACTGCAGCCAGTTCCTTAGCGGAACCATCCA contains these protein-coding regions:
- a CDS encoding phosphatase PAP2 family protein; amino-acid sequence: MDQAVYELWVSMRHHTLTPVIVMLTTVCRPLFLSAASLIASIVLFVRGVPFARAGLPALAVIGTSIVAELVKVLIQRPRPPEDGWLVEVSTFSFPSGHAAAATACAVVVWIGMRGTAHRWVSVVAGVLALGIATSRLYVGVHWLSDVIAGALIGATFTLITAAVLRKISTRHPTDVQKGG
- a CDS encoding ATP-binding cassette domain-containing protein translates to MLDDFSMAIQPHEIIGVVGASGAGKTTVARLALHFLDPRAGRVCFHGADIRQFDPDTYRDNIALVPQESYVFAGSVAENLRIAAPLATDQQCWEALEAAELAGKIREIGGLEAQLGDASDSTTALSGGEKQRLGIARAFIRQCPLVLLDEPLANLDPSLEHSIAGQLRRLCADRTVMIIAHRLHTIAIADRIVLLKDGSVLASGSYEQMRTHPEFIRLFARQLDAE